In one Macaca nemestrina isolate mMacNem1 chromosome 2, mMacNem.hap1, whole genome shotgun sequence genomic region, the following are encoded:
- the LOC112426866 gene encoding translation machinery-associated protein 7-like — MFGREGGKKKPLKQPKKQAKEMDEEDKAFKQKQKEEQKKLEELRAKAAGKGPLATGGIKKSGKK, encoded by the coding sequence ATGTTCGGCCGCGAAGGTGGCAAGAAGAAGCCACTGAAACAGCCTAAGAAGCAGGCCAAGGAGATGGATGAGGAAGATAAGGCTTTcaagcagaaacaaaaagaggAGCAGAAGAAACTCGAGGAGCTAAGAGCGAAGGCCGCGGGGAAGGGGCCCTTGGCCACAGGTGGAATTAAGAAATCTGGCAAAAAGTAA